From Oryza sativa Japonica Group chromosome 4, ASM3414082v1, one genomic window encodes:
- the LOC4335718 gene encoding nudix hydrolase 12, mitochondrial encodes MAASSSKKKEEEEVAVVAARKGRLRQRYDGEYRLVAGCVPYRVVAAGGGGGGGELEVLMVSTPNRADLVFPKGGWEDDEDVYEAACREAMEEAGVKGNINRVSLGMWVMRSKSSQSGGGGEASRSPRGGACKGYMFELEVTEEMDRWPEQATHGRRWLPPADAFRLSRYGWMREALAALLDRRCLLLLPPPQPEPSEHAGVYGLAMLKAAAAAAADRAVALC; translated from the exons atggcggcgtcgtcgtcgaagaagaaagaggaggaggaggtcgcggtCGTGGCGGCGAGGAAGGGGAGGCTGAGGCAGCGCTACGACGGCGAGtaccgcctcgtcgccggctgCGTGCCGTACCgtgtggtcgccgccggcggcggcggcggcggcggcgagctggagGTGCTCATGGTGTCCACGCCCAATCGAGCCGACCTCGTCTTCcccaag GGCgggtgggaggacgacgaggacgtgTACGAGGCGGCGTGCCGGGAGGCgatggaggaggccggcgtcaAGGGCAACATCAAC AGAGTGTCGCTGGGGATGTGGGtgatgaggagcaagagcagccagagcggcggcggcggcgaggcgagccgGAGCCCCCGGGGCGGCGCGTGTAAGGGCTACATGTTCGAGCTCGAGGTCACCGAGGAGATGGACCGGTGGCCGGAGCAGGCCACCCACGGCCGCCGCTGGCTACCCCCCGCCGACGCCTTCCGCCTCTCCCGCTACGGCTGGATGCGCGAGGCGCTCGCCGCGCTGCTcgaccgccgctgcctccttctcctgccgccgccgcagccggagcCGAGCGAGCACGCCGGAGTGTACGGCTTGGCGATGCtcaaggccgccgccgcagccgccgccgaccgggCGGTGGCGCTCTGCTGA